A window of the Desulfotignum phosphitoxidans DSM 13687 genome harbors these coding sequences:
- a CDS encoding sensor histidine kinase: MTPLQRLKPAFWNLPDDPGNHSGLNLKRKWKLIVLLTSILALSPLIIMTLVDFNLTRRTIETESNTRMLSSLQTLARIMGASLAENPSTACAETLWQKAFHQLNTRRHNDLFLIDAAGDLVTPSFHYGRDPGLNALDPRLLTQTDGILDLQTPDGTAVLAGYVKITGTPLTLVQLRPADWLKDLWLKPRLKLLWFLCVSIVLIVLSIMGMATYLVNRIHVTERRRIEALHHEEHANRLASIGRLASGVAHEINNPLDIINQKTGLIVDLLTLKKQTRPDPRVLPLAKDVLDAVKRCGTITRQLLDFARHMEPSTEPVDIEEVISQVLALVETDARHRGIAIRVPPIPAVPGFECDRSSLLQIFLNLAENAIIAMESKGVLTIDVSIQKTGYVTISVADTGKGISPEELPKIFEPFYTSRSDRWGAGLGLAITYGLIREMGGDITVKSTVGKGTRFVLTLPVKAVRQTASDGSLQLPKSDIPVKTANENNIQGAAHVTKQ, from the coding sequence ATGACGCCTTTGCAGCGACTCAAACCCGCATTCTGGAATCTGCCGGATGATCCCGGCAATCACAGCGGGTTGAATCTCAAACGCAAATGGAAACTGATTGTTCTGCTCACCTCAATTCTGGCACTTTCTCCTTTGATCATCATGACCCTGGTGGATTTCAACCTGACCCGGCGCACCATTGAAACGGAATCCAACACCCGCATGCTTTCCAGCCTTCAGACCCTTGCCCGTATCATGGGCGCCTCTTTAGCGGAAAATCCGTCCACGGCCTGTGCCGAAACCCTGTGGCAAAAGGCCTTTCACCAGTTGAACACAAGACGGCACAATGATTTGTTTCTCATTGATGCCGCCGGCGACCTGGTGACCCCATCGTTTCACTATGGCCGGGATCCCGGGCTGAACGCGCTGGATCCCCGCCTTTTAACCCAAACGGATGGGATCCTGGATTTGCAAACCCCGGACGGGACGGCCGTGCTGGCCGGATATGTCAAAATCACGGGCACACCCCTGACCCTGGTCCAGCTGCGACCGGCGGACTGGCTCAAAGATCTGTGGCTCAAACCCCGGCTCAAGCTGCTCTGGTTTTTATGTGTGAGCATTGTTTTAATCGTGTTGTCCATCATGGGGATGGCCACGTATCTGGTGAACCGGATTCACGTCACGGAACGCCGACGAATCGAAGCCCTTCACCACGAAGAACATGCCAACCGCCTGGCTTCCATCGGTCGGCTGGCCTCGGGCGTGGCCCATGAGATCAATAATCCCTTAGACATCATCAACCAGAAAACCGGACTGATCGTCGATCTATTGACCTTAAAAAAACAAACCCGACCGGACCCGCGCGTCTTACCTCTTGCGAAAGATGTGCTGGATGCAGTGAAACGCTGCGGCACCATTACCCGTCAACTGCTGGATTTTGCCCGGCATATGGAACCCAGCACCGAACCCGTGGATATCGAAGAAGTGATCTCCCAGGTACTGGCCCTGGTGGAAACGGATGCCCGTCACCGGGGCATTGCCATCCGGGTGCCCCCCATTCCGGCCGTGCCCGGATTTGAATGTGACCGCAGCAGTCTGCTCCAGATTTTTCTGAACCTGGCGGAAAACGCCATTATCGCCATGGAATCCAAAGGCGTTCTGACCATTGACGTGTCCATACAAAAAACCGGTTATGTGACCATCAGCGTGGCTGATACGGGCAAAGGCATTTCTCCGGAAGAACTGCCCAAAATTTTCGAACCGTTTTACACCTCCCGAAGCGACCGCTGGGGTGCGGGCTTAGGTCTGGCCATCACCTATGGCCTGATCCGGGAAATGGGCGGAGACATCACCGTGAAAAGCACGGTGGGCAAAGGCACCCGATTTGTTTTAACCCTGCCCGTGAAAGCGGTCCGGCAGACCGCATCCGATGGGTCACTCCAGCTGCCCAAAAGCGACATACCTGTCAAAACTGCAAATGAAAACAACATCCAGGGAGCCGCCCATGTCACCAAACAATGA
- a CDS encoding response regulator, translating to MGLKILLVDDEQEFVETLSERLQMRDMDTHAVFDGKTALAQVQSHPPQVLIIDLKMPGMDGIQVLQQVKQTHPFIQVIVLTGHGSEKDRKTCMDLGAYAYFQKPVDIDQLNTAIRQSHEKTLTDPRDSMGFGRPVDKGFYQP from the coding sequence ATGGGACTGAAAATTCTGCTGGTGGATGATGAACAGGAATTTGTTGAAACCCTGTCTGAGCGTCTCCAGATGCGGGATATGGATACTCATGCTGTGTTTGACGGGAAAACCGCGCTGGCACAGGTGCAGTCCCACCCCCCCCAGGTCCTGATCATTGACTTAAAAATGCCGGGTATGGACGGTATTCAGGTGTTGCAGCAGGTGAAACAGACCCATCCGTTTATTCAGGTGATTGTCCTGACCGGACATGGGTCGGAAAAAGACCGGAAAACCTGCATGGATTTAGGGGCATATGCGTATTTCCAGAAACCCGTTGATATTGACCAGTTAAATACCGCCATCCGGCAGAGTCATGAAAAAACCTTGACGGACCCACGGGATTCCATGGGGTTTGGCCGGCCTGTTGACAAAGGGTTTTACCAGCCATGA
- a CDS encoding proton-conducting transporter transmembrane domain-containing protein: MSHFFAAISLILAGGLVSLVSARHHLFSRAGATLLISAGCVWGLAAAVTTLMGSVTHSVSFQYLNLFFLAFEMDTLSAFFLAVIFLVCLMAAVYSFHYTQDAAAPVKTAVTAFFFSILVVSMALVVTAANIITFMLSWEIMSLSSFFLVIHDYRKKENRYAGYLYFVFSHVGAMFIFAGFGIFYKYTGSFGFTDVHTLTEGAKILAFVLFFIGFGSKAGVFPFHVWLPHAHPAAPSHISAVMSGVMIKTGIYGILRIYSLLELPAPAFGYLVVAAGVVSGILGVVYALGQTDIKRLLAYSSVENIGIILIGMGLGMVGVASRNPVMAVLGFSGALFHVLNHALFKSLLFMGAGMVVHQTGTRSMDALGGLLKSMKITGFAFIIGSLAICGLPPFNGFAGEFVVYLGGFQGIALDKIPFAVSVAAIIGLAVIGGLALACFTRVLGIVFQGEPRTEAARNRTESGTTMLWAMGGLGTACVIIGVFPGWFFNLSLSAVSALNLGYARIPLAPFAQITGHITLGAFVIVVLVLGMAGLRSWFYRAKPISRSGTWGCGFTRPTPKMQYTGASYAFEMVRFFRPAAPIEEQHPPVAGRFPASTRYESRVHDIAERCMAPGVIRPVQFLFDRLRWIQHGDIHLYIGYILLAIVLLLFFI; this comes from the coding sequence ATGAGTCATTTTTTTGCAGCCATCAGTCTGATCCTGGCCGGAGGGCTTGTGTCCCTGGTATCCGCCCGCCATCACCTGTTTTCAAGAGCCGGGGCCACCCTGCTTATCAGTGCCGGATGTGTGTGGGGTCTGGCGGCTGCCGTGACCACGCTCATGGGATCGGTCACCCATTCGGTATCGTTTCAGTATCTGAATCTGTTTTTTCTGGCATTTGAAATGGATACCTTGTCCGCTTTTTTTCTGGCCGTGATTTTTCTGGTGTGCCTGATGGCGGCGGTGTACAGTTTTCATTACACACAAGATGCGGCCGCTCCCGTGAAAACAGCCGTGACCGCGTTTTTCTTTTCCATTCTGGTGGTATCTATGGCCCTGGTGGTGACGGCGGCCAACATCATCACATTCATGCTGTCCTGGGAAATCATGTCATTGTCTTCATTTTTTCTGGTGATCCACGATTACCGGAAAAAAGAAAACCGGTACGCCGGATATCTGTATTTTGTGTTTTCCCATGTGGGGGCCATGTTCATTTTCGCGGGGTTCGGGATTTTTTATAAATACACGGGCAGTTTCGGGTTCACGGATGTGCATACCCTGACCGAGGGCGCCAAAATACTGGCATTTGTGCTGTTTTTCATCGGGTTCGGCTCCAAAGCCGGGGTGTTTCCCTTTCATGTGTGGCTGCCCCATGCCCATCCGGCCGCACCCAGTCACATTTCCGCCGTCATGTCCGGGGTGATGATCAAGACCGGGATTTACGGGATTCTGCGCATCTATTCTTTGCTGGAACTGCCGGCACCGGCGTTCGGATACCTGGTGGTGGCTGCCGGGGTGGTGTCCGGGATTCTCGGGGTGGTGTATGCCCTGGGCCAGACGGATATCAAACGGCTTCTGGCTTACAGCAGTGTGGAAAATATCGGGATCATTCTTATCGGCATGGGGCTGGGCATGGTCGGGGTGGCATCCCGCAATCCCGTCATGGCCGTGCTGGGATTTTCAGGGGCTTTGTTTCACGTGCTCAACCATGCCCTGTTCAAGTCTTTGCTGTTCATGGGGGCCGGCATGGTGGTGCATCAGACCGGCACCCGGTCCATGGATGCCCTGGGCGGACTGCTCAAGTCCATGAAAATCACCGGGTTTGCTTTTATCATCGGGTCTCTGGCCATCTGCGGTTTGCCGCCTTTCAACGGGTTTGCCGGAGAGTTCGTGGTGTATCTGGGCGGGTTCCAGGGCATTGCCCTGGATAAGATTCCGTTTGCCGTGAGTGTGGCCGCCATCATCGGCCTGGCTGTGATCGGGGGACTGGCCCTGGCCTGTTTTACCCGGGTTCTGGGCATCGTGTTCCAGGGGGAACCCCGGACCGAAGCGGCCCGGAACCGGACCGAGTCCGGCACCACCATGCTGTGGGCCATGGGGGGTCTGGGAACGGCCTGTGTCATCATCGGGGTGTTTCCCGGATGGTTTTTCAATCTGTCTTTGTCTGCCGTGTCCGCGCTGAACCTGGGGTATGCCAGAATTCCTCTCGCACCGTTTGCCCAGATCACCGGACACATCACCCTGGGTGCGTTTGTCATTGTTGTGCTGGTGCTGGGAATGGCCGGTCTGCGATCCTGGTTCTACCGGGCCAAACCCATATCCCGGTCCGGGACCTGGGGATGCGGGTTCACCCGGCCCACTCCTAAAATGCAGTACACGGGCGCGTCCTATGCTTTTGAAATGGTGCGGTTTTTCCGTCCGGCCGCCCCCATTGAAGAACAACATCCGCCCGTTGCCGGCCGGTTTCCGGCATCCACCCGATATGAAAGCCGGGTGCATGACATTGCGGAACGCTGCATGGCGCCGGGAGTGATCCGGCCGGTGCAGTTTCTGTTTGACCGGCTCAGATGGATCCAGCACGGGGACATCCACCTGTACATCGGATATATTTTACTGGCCATTGTGCTGCTGCTGTTTTTCATATAA
- a CDS encoding respiratory chain complex I subunit 1 family protein, whose amino-acid sequence MFESIVLWLAAVFTAPFFSAVILKVKAFFGGKKGPPLLINYDTLIKLFKKGSVYSVSTTPVFKMGPVVSCAAALAALLFLPLAGHMPVISFNGDVIFVLYLLGLGRFFTIAAAMDTASPFEGMGAAREAFFPIICEAAMFMILIFFYRLTGELSFAAYFSGTGTLGLWQIAGPSLLFIVIAFFIILVTETSRVPVDDPATHLELTMIHEVMVLDHSGPDFALIELGSFCKLFFYAAILSGLILPFETGIPGAGLLVFIAGLVIVYLVVGIIESTIARYRMDKVPQFVLTSFALAFFATIITLELIQ is encoded by the coding sequence ATGTTTGAATCCATTGTGCTCTGGCTGGCTGCTGTTTTTACGGCACCGTTTTTTTCGGCCGTGATCCTCAAGGTCAAAGCGTTTTTCGGCGGAAAAAAAGGGCCGCCGCTGCTGATCAACTATGACACATTGATCAAGCTGTTTAAAAAAGGATCGGTTTACAGCGTCAGCACCACGCCGGTGTTTAAAATGGGACCCGTGGTCTCCTGTGCCGCAGCCCTGGCCGCTTTGCTGTTTCTGCCCCTGGCCGGTCACATGCCCGTGATCTCCTTTAACGGGGATGTAATTTTCGTGCTGTACCTTCTGGGACTGGGCCGGTTTTTCACCATTGCCGCGGCCATGGACACGGCCTCGCCCTTTGAGGGCATGGGTGCGGCCAGGGAAGCGTTTTTTCCCATCATCTGTGAAGCGGCCATGTTCATGATCCTGATTTTCTTTTACCGCCTGACCGGGGAACTGTCGTTTGCCGCCTATTTTTCCGGTACAGGCACCCTGGGTCTGTGGCAGATCGCAGGACCGTCGCTTTTGTTCATCGTGATCGCGTTTTTCATCATTCTGGTGACGGAAACCTCCCGGGTGCCTGTGGATGATCCGGCCACGCATCTGGAATTGACCATGATCCACGAAGTCATGGTTCTGGATCACAGCGGGCCGGATTTTGCCCTTATCGAGCTGGGATCGTTCTGCAAACTGTTTTTTTACGCCGCCATTCTGTCCGGGCTGATCCTGCCTTTTGAGACCGGCATTCCGGGTGCGGGCTTGCTGGTTTTCATTGCCGGGCTGGTCATTGTTTATCTGGTGGTGGGAATTATCGAGTCCACCATTGCCCGGTACCGCATGGACAAGGTGCCCCAGTTCGTGCTGACCTCGTTTGCCCTGGCGTTTTTTGCAACCATCATTACCCTGGAGCTGATTCAATGA
- a CDS encoding proton-conducting transporter transmembrane domain-containing protein, translating to MVELVFITPFVTGLLAFVLPSALSRQLLVLTGAVHLVLSLLLWKNTPQAWFAEYFAVTPEGLLSLLVISLLFFLISIYTTGYLAAHGLKSENIFTGFMLLFLSTMTMVTLSDHIMVLWIAIEATTLASAPLIYTHRSGASLEATWKYVLICSVGIAMALVGSLFLTFSMELGGVTSAMSFSALTPVAAQLDPAWLKAGFIFIVVGYGTKMGLAPMHTWLPDAHSEAPSPASALLSGVLLNCAYLGIFKTNKIMVSAGLSDFSGTILIVFGLLSIVAAATYILKQTEYKRMLAYSSIENMGIIALGTGIGGLGVYGAVICMIHHSLIKSSLFLSSGNILMGYKDRLIANTGQMAKQMPKTFVAFFAGFAGISGFPPFGIFIGELFIIMAAFKTGHYLAAGIFIFSLCVIFAGFARQVMAICFDTPAETGTGPAADGKDVSFKEPPGMIWPQYVLLLTSLILCFFIPDALYQTIVDAVHAIGGGLQ from the coding sequence ATGGTTGAATTGGTTTTTATCACCCCGTTTGTCACCGGCCTGCTGGCCTTTGTTTTGCCGTCAGCCCTCAGCCGTCAGCTGCTGGTGCTGACGGGTGCGGTCCACCTGGTACTGTCTTTGCTGTTGTGGAAAAACACCCCCCAGGCCTGGTTTGCTGAATATTTTGCCGTGACCCCGGAAGGGCTGCTGTCTCTTCTGGTGATCTCGCTGCTGTTTTTTCTGATCAGTATCTACACCACGGGGTATCTGGCGGCCCACGGCCTGAAATCCGAAAACATCTTTACCGGGTTCATGCTGCTGTTTTTATCCACCATGACCATGGTGACGCTGTCGGATCACATCATGGTGCTGTGGATCGCCATCGAAGCCACCACCCTGGCCAGCGCCCCTCTGATCTATACCCACCGGTCCGGGGCTTCTCTGGAAGCCACCTGGAAATATGTGCTCATCTGTTCCGTGGGCATTGCCATGGCCCTGGTGGGATCCTTGTTTCTCACATTTTCCATGGAACTGGGGGGCGTGACTTCGGCCATGTCCTTTTCCGCCCTGACCCCCGTGGCCGCACAGCTGGATCCGGCATGGCTCAAGGCCGGGTTTATCTTTATCGTGGTGGGGTACGGCACCAAAATGGGGCTGGCCCCCATGCACACCTGGCTGCCCGACGCCCACAGTGAAGCCCCCAGCCCGGCGTCGGCCCTGCTGTCCGGGGTGCTGTTGAACTGCGCCTACTTAGGGATTTTCAAGACCAACAAGATCATGGTATCCGCCGGGTTGAGTGATTTTTCCGGCACCATCCTGATTGTGTTCGGGCTGCTGTCCATTGTGGCGGCGGCCACCTATATTCTCAAACAGACCGAATACAAGCGCATGCTGGCTTACTCCAGTATCGAAAACATGGGCATCATCGCCCTGGGCACGGGCATCGGGGGACTGGGTGTGTACGGAGCCGTGATCTGCATGATTCATCACAGCCTGATCAAATCCTCGTTGTTTCTGTCTTCCGGCAATATCCTGATGGGATACAAGGACCGGCTCATTGCCAACACCGGACAGATGGCAAAACAGATGCCCAAAACATTTGTGGCCTTTTTCGCCGGATTTGCCGGCATTTCCGGGTTCCCGCCATTCGGGATTTTCATCGGAGAGCTGTTCATCATCATGGCGGCGTTTAAAACGGGCCATTATCTGGCCGCAGGCATCTTTATCTTCAGCCTGTGCGTGATCTTTGCCGGATTTGCCAGACAGGTCATGGCCATCTGCTTTGACACCCCGGCAGAAACCGGCACCGGACCGGCAGCGGATGGGAAAGATGTTTCATTCAAGGAACCCCCGGGCATGATATGGCCCCAGTACGTGCTGCTGCTGACATCCCTGATTCTGTGCTTTTTTATTCCGGATGCCCTGTATCAGACCATTGTCGATGCCGTGCATGCCATTGGTGGAGGACTGCAATGA
- a CDS encoding hydrogenase large subunit, whose translation MKAFIPIPNGGPISRADIPHLPFDTFRTQALDIVKNGGKVVQFFAYEDHGTLKFLMVLRTHELVAAGCDAPETYPSLTSECEPFHLFEREMAEQYGIRPQGHPWFKMVRYHKNIRNKPDVFNNDYTQDIPGNYDYYQVAGDDIHEVAVGPVHAGVIEPGHFRFNCIGERVLHLEIQLGYQHRGVETLLQQVTPKRLPILTENMAGDTTIGHGLCMAQAVEALASVNVDDGAKIIRTIALELERLANHIGDLGALCMDVAFLPPANYFGRIRGDFLNLSLLLCGNRFGKGLVRPGGVRFDLNDEVRKTLNERIAELKPQVEHVLDLIFSASTVRARFEGCGRVNREDAGHLGLVGPAGRASGLSYDVRRWFPTEWYGYLKVPENPKPSGDVYARALVRRDEVLQSLEMIQSLIDRPVTTRVVEGRMPALPPDSLSVTLNEAWRGEVSHALLTDDTGHILRYKVKDPSFHNWNGLAMALRDTGISDFPLNNKSFNLSYCGFDL comes from the coding sequence ATGAAAGCGTTTATACCCATTCCCAACGGCGGGCCCATTTCCCGGGCCGATATCCCTCATCTGCCCTTTGACACGTTCCGGACTCAGGCCCTGGACATTGTGAAAAACGGCGGCAAGGTGGTGCAGTTTTTCGCCTACGAGGACCACGGCACCCTGAAGTTTCTCATGGTGCTGCGGACCCATGAACTGGTGGCGGCCGGATGTGATGCCCCTGAGACGTATCCGTCCTTGACGTCGGAATGTGAACCGTTCCATCTGTTTGAACGGGAGATGGCCGAGCAGTATGGCATCCGTCCCCAGGGCCATCCCTGGTTCAAGATGGTGCGGTATCACAAAAACATCCGCAACAAACCGGATGTGTTCAACAATGATTATACCCAGGATATTCCGGGCAACTATGACTACTATCAGGTGGCCGGAGACGATATCCATGAAGTGGCCGTGGGGCCCGTGCATGCCGGCGTGATCGAGCCCGGTCATTTCCGGTTCAACTGCATCGGGGAGCGGGTCCTGCATCTGGAGATCCAGCTGGGATACCAGCACCGGGGTGTGGAAACCCTGTTGCAGCAGGTGACCCCCAAACGCCTGCCCATTCTGACGGAAAACATGGCCGGAGACACCACCATCGGACATGGCCTGTGCATGGCCCAGGCCGTGGAAGCTCTGGCATCCGTGAATGTGGATGACGGGGCAAAGATCATCCGCACCATTGCCCTGGAACTGGAGCGTCTGGCCAACCATATCGGGGATTTAGGGGCCTTGTGCATGGATGTGGCGTTTCTGCCGCCGGCCAATTATTTCGGCCGGATCCGGGGGGATTTTCTGAACCTGTCCCTGCTTTTGTGCGGCAACCGGTTCGGCAAGGGACTGGTGCGGCCCGGCGGGGTGCGGTTCGACCTGAACGATGAGGTCCGCAAAACCCTGAACGAGAGGATTGCGGAACTCAAACCCCAGGTGGAACATGTGCTGGATCTGATTTTCAGTGCGTCCACGGTGCGGGCCCGGTTTGAAGGATGCGGGCGGGTGAACCGTGAAGATGCCGGACACCTGGGTCTGGTGGGACCGGCCGGCCGGGCCAGCGGGCTTTCCTATGATGTGCGGCGCTGGTTTCCCACGGAATGGTACGGGTACCTGAAGGTGCCGGAAAATCCCAAACCGTCCGGTGATGTGTATGCCCGGGCCCTGGTGCGCAGAGACGAGGTGCTTCAGTCCCTGGAGATGATCCAGTCATTGATCGACCGGCCCGTGACCACCCGGGTGGTGGAAGGCCGGATGCCGGCCCTGCCGCCGGACAGCCTGAGCGTCACTTTGAACGAAGCCTGGCGCGGCGAGGTGTCCCATGCGCTTCTCACGGATGACACCGGCCATATTCTGCGGTACAAGGTCAAGGACCCGTCCTTTCACAATTGGAACGGTCTGGCCATGGCGTTGCGGGACACGGGCATTTCGGATTTTCCCCTGAACAACAAGAGCTTCAACCTGTCCTACTGCGGGTTTGATCTGTGA
- a CDS encoding NADH-quinone oxidoreductase subunit B family protein yields the protein MLSVLKNRFEQGYRTCNYPKEKPAVFPRYRGRPDINKDADPSVIQACADACPQDAIDVDKKRIDMGRCVFCGTCERVSEKTFVTFTNDFEIATSSRADLLTDGTLPNLARHSKQHFKKLFGRSLQLRQVSAGGCNACEADLNVLATPFFDLARFGINFVASPRHADAIVVTGPVSRNMKTALLQTYEAVPEPRVVIAVGSCTIMGGPFYGSPEVAPGLESILPVDLFIPGCPPHPLSNLHGLLRFFK from the coding sequence ATGCTCAGTGTACTGAAAAACCGGTTTGAACAAGGGTATCGCACCTGTAACTACCCCAAAGAAAAACCTGCCGTGTTTCCCCGGTACCGGGGACGGCCCGATATCAATAAGGATGCGGATCCTTCCGTGATTCAGGCCTGTGCCGATGCCTGTCCCCAGGATGCCATCGATGTTGACAAAAAAAGGATCGATATGGGACGGTGCGTGTTCTGCGGCACGTGTGAACGGGTGTCTGAAAAAACGTTTGTCACCTTTACCAATGATTTTGAAATTGCCACTTCCAGCCGGGCCGATCTGCTCACGGACGGAACCCTGCCGAATCTGGCCCGGCATTCCAAACAGCATTTCAAAAAACTGTTCGGCCGGTCTTTGCAGCTGCGCCAGGTGTCAGCAGGGGGATGCAATGCGTGTGAGGCGGATCTGAACGTGCTGGCCACCCCGTTTTTCGATTTGGCCCGGTTCGGCATCAATTTTGTGGCCTCACCGCGCCATGCCGATGCCATTGTGGTCACCGGCCCGGTGTCCAGGAACATGAAAACTGCATTGCTTCAGACCTATGAAGCAGTTCCCGAACCCCGGGTGGTGATTGCCGTGGGCAGCTGCACGATCATGGGGGGGCCGTTTTACGGCAGCCCGGAAGTGGCCCCGGGGCTGGAAAGCATTCTGCCCGTGGATCTGTTTATTCCCGGGTGCCCGCCCCATCCGCTGTCCAATCTTCACGGCTTGTTGAGGTTTTTCAAATAA
- a CDS encoding DUF4168 domain-containing protein, which produces MRKYGQIAISMMLLMLLALGMIGASGCDSQDRSEQSSSTPLPVTSSEQPDDSGGMTASLPPVTETDLEKAAVAHKKITRINQDLQQSVLQTDNMDDRRDLQLKANKDMVLAAENAGLEFETYNRIMHQIRTDSQMEMVFQKKLESLE; this is translated from the coding sequence ATGAGAAAATATGGGCAAATCGCAATATCAATGATGTTGTTGATGCTGCTGGCGCTGGGGATGATCGGCGCTTCAGGATGTGATTCACAAGATCGTTCTGAACAGTCTTCATCCACCCCATTGCCGGTGACGTCCTCAGAGCAGCCGGACGATTCAGGCGGCATGACCGCGTCTTTGCCGCCTGTGACTGAAACGGATCTGGAAAAAGCGGCCGTGGCCCACAAAAAGATCACCCGAATCAACCAGGATCTGCAGCAATCGGTTCTGCAGACAGACAATATGGATGACCGCCGGGATCTGCAGCTCAAAGCCAATAAAGATATGGTTCTGGCCGCTGAAAATGCAGGACTTGAATTTGAAACCTACAACCGCATCATGCACCAGATCCGCACCGACAGCCAGATGGAAATGGTTTTCCAGAAAAAGCTTGAGTCCCTGGAATGA
- a CDS encoding DUF4168 domain-containing protein, with amino-acid sequence MSTFKPLSTIFLIAAITLMIAMVLPGTAQENLMQGNDVPQEITDGDLDNAAEAYAQMQVIHAEFQESVQQTEDNEARQQLQNQANEQLIKAIQETGLDADTFNHIMAQVQANDELRETFIEKVQNIQ; translated from the coding sequence ATGAGTACTTTCAAACCGTTGTCAACCATTTTTCTTATTGCCGCCATCACCCTTATGATCGCCATGGTCCTGCCTGGAACAGCCCAGGAAAATCTGATGCAGGGAAACGACGTTCCCCAGGAAATCACAGACGGCGATCTGGACAATGCCGCTGAAGCCTATGCGCAAATGCAGGTGATCCATGCTGAATTTCAAGAATCGGTTCAGCAGACCGAAGACAATGAAGCGCGGCAGCAGCTTCAGAATCAGGCCAATGAACAATTGATTAAAGCCATTCAGGAAACCGGACTGGATGCTGACACGTTCAATCATATCATGGCCCAGGTCCAGGCCAATGACGAACTCAGAGAAACGTTCATAGAAAAAGTTCAGAACATTCAGTAA